One genomic window of Pigmentiphaga litoralis includes the following:
- a CDS encoding alpha/beta fold hydrolase: MTRTPLVFLPGLLCDDALWRAQAADLSDVADPLIADLTLDDTIAAMARRTLDAAPERFALAALSMGGYVAFEILRQAPDRVTRLALFDTRATPDHPDKIAERRAGIASLEIGQFRGVTTRLLPRLVHASHVAGPVGDEVKAMALRVGGPAFMRQQLAILGRPDSRPLLPTLAVPTLIAVGDHDVLTPPSDAQALHKAILGSRLHTFQDCGHLPALEQPEATSQVLRDWLSW; this comes from the coding sequence ATGACCCGAACGCCCCTCGTCTTCCTGCCCGGCCTGCTCTGCGACGACGCCTTGTGGCGCGCGCAGGCGGCTGACCTGTCGGACGTTGCCGATCCGCTGATCGCCGACCTGACCCTGGACGACACGATCGCCGCCATGGCCCGCCGCACCCTGGACGCAGCCCCGGAACGCTTTGCCCTGGCCGCGCTGTCCATGGGCGGCTACGTGGCCTTTGAAATCCTGCGCCAGGCGCCCGACCGCGTCACCCGCCTTGCGCTGTTCGACACCCGCGCCACGCCCGACCATCCCGACAAGATCGCCGAGCGCCGCGCCGGCATCGCGTCCCTGGAAATCGGCCAGTTCCGCGGCGTCACCACCCGCCTGTTGCCGCGACTGGTCCACGCGTCGCACGTGGCCGGCCCCGTAGGAGATGAGGTCAAAGCCATGGCCCTGCGCGTAGGCGGCCCCGCCTTCATGCGCCAGCAACTCGCCATCCTCGGCCGCCCCGACTCCCGCCCCCTGCTCCCCACCCTTGCAGTCCCCACCCTGATCGCCGTCGGCGACCACGACGTCCTCACCCCGCCCAGCGACGCCCAGGCCCTGCACAAAGCCATCCTCGGCTCGCGCCTGCACACCTTCCAAGACTGCGGCCACCTGCCCGCATTGGAACAGCCCGAAGCCACGAGCCAGGTGCTGAGAGACTGGCTGAGCTGGTAA
- the mgtE gene encoding magnesium transporter, translating to MVESVHTHKSLERNRLEPEDAQEALEHVQELLRRQHLVADLVHRQEVGDSRGPLVEALVHRQHDAELSALLDDLHSADVAFILESLPKDDRQSIWQLVRADRDGEILLEVADWVRESLISTMDQQELVAATENLEADELADLAPDLPPEVVAEVQKGLTDEERARLTAVMSYPEDSVGAIMDFEMVRVRNDVTLEVVLRYLRRLQELPDHTDQIFIVDRQEKLIGGLPINRLLVTDPERQVTDVMDTEILTLAPLDEADEAAAAFERYDLVSAPVVDAVGRLIGRVTVNDVVDVIREASDEQALSKAGLGEEDIFAPVSQAIRNRAPWLLVNLCTAAIASFVASRFEDTVGHIVILAFLMSIVAGIGGNSGNQTMTLIIRALAVGRINSANVSKLVRRELQIALVVGIGGGLVAALFAWAISGRYSLGLVMMSAMVLNLLVGASIGMLVPLTRTRFGKDPAIGSSVLLTFATDTMGFFIFLGLATVFLL from the coding sequence ATGGTCGAATCCGTTCACACCCACAAGTCGCTCGAGCGTAACCGGCTCGAACCCGAAGACGCCCAGGAAGCCCTGGAACACGTCCAGGAACTCTTGCGCCGCCAGCATCTGGTGGCGGATCTGGTCCATCGCCAGGAAGTCGGCGATAGCCGCGGCCCCCTAGTCGAAGCCCTTGTCCATCGCCAGCACGACGCCGAACTGAGCGCGCTGCTCGACGATCTGCATTCGGCCGACGTCGCCTTCATTCTTGAATCGCTGCCCAAGGACGATCGCCAGAGCATCTGGCAATTGGTGCGGGCCGATCGTGATGGCGAGATCCTGCTGGAAGTGGCCGACTGGGTTCGTGAATCGCTGATCTCGACCATGGACCAGCAGGAGCTGGTCGCGGCCACCGAGAATCTGGAAGCCGACGAGCTGGCCGACCTGGCCCCCGATCTGCCGCCCGAAGTGGTGGCCGAGGTGCAGAAAGGCCTGACCGACGAAGAGCGGGCCCGGCTGACCGCGGTCATGAGCTACCCCGAGGACTCGGTGGGCGCGATCATGGACTTTGAGATGGTCCGGGTGCGCAATGATGTGACGCTGGAAGTCGTGCTGCGCTATCTGCGCCGCCTGCAGGAATTGCCCGACCATACCGACCAGATCTTTATCGTCGACCGCCAGGAAAAGCTGATTGGCGGGCTGCCGATCAACCGCCTTTTGGTGACGGATCCGGAACGGCAGGTGACCGACGTCATGGATACCGAAATCCTGACCCTGGCCCCGCTGGACGAGGCTGATGAAGCCGCCGCGGCGTTTGAACGATACGACCTGGTGTCGGCCCCGGTGGTCGATGCCGTGGGCCGGCTGATCGGCCGCGTGACCGTGAACGACGTCGTGGACGTGATCCGCGAAGCCTCCGACGAACAGGCCCTGTCCAAGGCCGGTCTGGGTGAAGAAGACATTTTTGCGCCGGTGTCCCAGGCCATCCGCAACCGTGCGCCATGGCTGCTGGTGAATCTGTGCACCGCCGCCATCGCGTCCTTCGTGGCATCGCGTTTCGAAGACACCGTGGGCCACATCGTTATCCTGGCCTTCCTGATGTCGATCGTCGCGGGCATTGGCGGGAACTCGGGCAACCAGACCATGACCCTGATCATCCGGGCATTGGCGGTTGGCCGGATCAACAGCGCCAACGTGTCCAAGCTGGTGCGCCGCGAATTGCAGATTGCGCTGGTCGTCGGCATTGGCGGCGGACTGGTCGCGGCGCTGTTCGCGTGGGCCATTTCGGGCCGCTATTCGCTGGGCCTGGTGATGATGTCGGCCATGGTGCTGAACCTGCTGGTGGGCGCCAGCATCGGCATGCTCGTGCCCCTGACCCGGACGCGCTTCGGCAAGGACCCCGCCATCGGGTCGTCGGTGTTGTTGACCTTTGCAACCGACACGATGGGGTTCTTCATCTTTCTGGGCCTGGCGACGGTGTTCCTGCTGTAA
- the mtgA gene encoding monofunctional biosynthetic peptidoglycan transglycosylase — MAARKAAASGRGTKTRKRGVVGTVFKILGVFLLLVVLYQAWLFGWVVWYAYQAPGSTSVMRSELSRLQTIDPNRRLQYQWVDYGRISNNLKRAAIAAEDANFIEHGGIDWDAIERAYEHNRQLAEATERALARGRKPPSKPVRGGSTITQQVAKNLFLSNSRNYVRKAQEVVITYMIETVMSKERILELYLNIAEWGEGVFGAEAAARHYFRTSASNLTAYQSARLASMLPRPRFYDQHPGSAYLASRTDTLVRRMAGTPIP; from the coding sequence ATGGCGGCACGGAAGGCGGCAGCGTCGGGCCGGGGCACCAAGACCCGCAAGCGTGGGGTGGTGGGGACCGTGTTCAAGATCCTGGGCGTCTTCCTGCTGCTGGTCGTGCTGTACCAGGCGTGGCTGTTCGGCTGGGTCGTCTGGTACGCCTACCAGGCGCCGGGATCGACGTCGGTCATGCGCAGCGAACTGTCGCGCTTGCAAACGATCGACCCCAATCGCCGTCTGCAGTATCAGTGGGTCGATTACGGCCGCATCAGCAATAACCTCAAACGTGCGGCCATCGCGGCCGAAGACGCCAACTTCATCGAGCATGGCGGCATCGACTGGGACGCCATCGAGCGCGCCTACGAACACAATCGTCAACTGGCCGAAGCCACCGAACGCGCCCTGGCCCGCGGCCGCAAGCCGCCGTCCAAGCCCGTGCGCGGCGGATCGACGATCACCCAGCAGGTCGCCAAGAACCTGTTCCTGTCCAACTCGCGCAATTACGTGCGCAAGGCGCAGGAAGTCGTCATCACCTACATGATCGAAACGGTCATGAGCAAAGAGCGGATTCTTGAGCTCTACCTGAACATTGCCGAGTGGGGAGAAGGCGTGTTCGGCGCCGAAGCCGCGGCCCGCCACTACTTCCGCACGTCGGCCAGCAATCTGACGGCCTATCAATCAGCGCGGCTGGCGTCCATGCTGCCGCGGCCGCGCTTCTACGACCAGCATCCGGGGTCCGCCTACCTGGCGTCGCGCACCGATACGCTGGTGCGCCGCATGGCCGGCACGCCCATCCCCTGA
- the aroE gene encoding shikimate dehydrogenase gives MAPTDLPSRYAVIGNPVMHSKSPQIHAAFAGQTDQNMVYERLAAPVDAFPHTVDEFFSTGGAGLNVTVPFKMEAFELTRGRQTPRAMAAGAVNTLWVRHGEFHGCNTDGVGLLRDLGRLGVALDRARVLLVGAGGAARGVVLPLLSAGAQRLHVVNRTEDRAHELVQAFAEHPAAARLSAGGTASGIMLHSQWDVVINATASSLGDTAPDLPPGLYAPDSLAYDMMYASQPTAFMRQATTDGAARTADGLGMLVEQAAESFFLWRGVRPQTAPVLSSLRAMLQTGA, from the coding sequence ATGGCCCCCACTGACCTTCCCTCGCGCTACGCCGTGATCGGCAACCCGGTCATGCACAGCAAGTCTCCCCAGATCCATGCGGCTTTTGCGGGCCAGACGGATCAGAACATGGTCTATGAACGGCTGGCGGCCCCGGTCGATGCCTTTCCGCATACGGTCGACGAGTTCTTTTCGACGGGTGGGGCGGGCCTGAACGTGACGGTGCCGTTCAAGATGGAAGCGTTCGAACTGACGCGCGGCCGCCAGACGCCGCGCGCGATGGCGGCGGGCGCGGTCAACACGCTGTGGGTCAGGCATGGCGAGTTCCATGGCTGCAATACCGATGGCGTGGGGCTGCTGCGCGACCTGGGCCGCCTGGGCGTCGCGCTGGATCGCGCACGGGTGCTGCTGGTGGGCGCGGGCGGCGCGGCGCGCGGCGTGGTGCTGCCCTTGCTGTCGGCGGGTGCGCAGCGCCTGCACGTGGTCAATCGCACCGAAGACCGCGCGCATGAACTGGTGCAGGCGTTTGCCGAGCACCCCGCCGCGGCGCGCCTGAGCGCCGGCGGCACGGCCAGCGGCATCATGCTGCACAGCCAGTGGGATGTGGTGATCAATGCCACGGCAAGCAGCCTGGGCGACACCGCGCCCGATCTGCCCCCCGGTCTGTATGCACCCGATTCGCTGGCGTACGACATGATGTATGCCTCGCAGCCCACGGCATTCATGCGTCAGGCCACGACCGATGGCGCGGCGCGCACGGCCGACGGCCTGGGCATGCTGGTCGAGCAGGCAGCCGAAAGCTTCTTCTTGTGGCGCGGCGTGCGGCCGCAGACGGCGCCGGTGCTGTCGTCGCTGCGCGCCATGTTGCAGACGGGCGCCTGA
- a CDS encoding TonB family protein — protein sequence MRTAVVISLLTHGLAMTVHFTSPEPPKPTAQEIGMEVILVNAGTKSAPAKAEVLAQVNSDGGGNSDRGRAAAPVPRSAANSEGEMLASVQQQQAQLEAQQRLLAAEVEAQKRHVAPPPAPEGANGVPTQQPVDAKTRANQLTRQFAEIANRIEDYNKRPRKHFFAPSTSEYRFATYVDQWRTRIEAVGNRNYPPEARGRLYGSLRMTVLIRADGSIESFDIDRPSEHKVLNDAARRIVALAAPFPPFPPQIAKDTDILAITRTWHFTKDSLIATPG from the coding sequence ATGCGAACCGCGGTGGTGATTTCGCTGCTGACGCACGGCCTGGCGATGACGGTGCATTTCACGTCGCCCGAACCGCCCAAGCCGACGGCGCAGGAAATCGGCATGGAAGTGATCCTGGTCAACGCCGGGACCAAGTCCGCGCCAGCCAAGGCCGAGGTGCTGGCCCAGGTGAACAGCGATGGCGGTGGCAACAGCGATCGGGGCCGTGCCGCGGCGCCGGTCCCGCGGTCGGCTGCCAACAGCGAAGGCGAGATGCTGGCCAGCGTGCAGCAGCAACAGGCGCAGCTGGAAGCCCAGCAACGCCTGCTGGCGGCCGAGGTCGAGGCGCAGAAGCGGCATGTCGCGCCGCCGCCCGCGCCCGAGGGGGCCAATGGGGTGCCGACCCAGCAGCCGGTGGATGCCAAGACGCGGGCGAATCAGCTCACGCGGCAGTTTGCCGAGATTGCCAATCGCATCGAGGATTACAACAAGCGTCCGCGCAAGCATTTCTTTGCGCCGTCGACGTCCGAATACCGTTTTGCGACCTACGTGGACCAGTGGCGCACCCGGATCGAAGCGGTGGGGAACCGCAACTATCCGCCGGAAGCGCGTGGCCGGCTGTATGGATCCTTGCGGATGACCGTGTTGATACGGGCCGATGGCAGCATCGAGTCCTTCGATATCGACCGCCCGTCAGAACATAAAGTCCTGAACGACGCCGCCCGCCGCATCGTGGCGCTGGCTGCGCCTTTCCCGCCCTTCCCGCCCCAGATCGCGAAAGACACGGATATCCTCGCCATCACGCGCACCTGGCACTTCACCAAAGATTCCTTGATAGCGACACCCGGTTAA
- a CDS encoding NAD(P)-dependent oxidoreductase: MPHDVLALIGLSGPMRTALESRFRLHLYEQGPDTMDWAEPGLSDTVAVLTNGTVGCAPALMDRMPRLKLIMAIGAGYENIDVAAAAQRGVTVTHGPGTNSVSVAEHAVGFALSLARGYAPLHQALRGGTPWMDLRASRPAFSGSRVGILGMGQIGQLVAARAAAFGASIAYHSPRRKPEVESAFQASYHPDVISLAAASDFLFACCPGGPATRHLLSKPAFDALGPKGFVINVARGSVLKTADLLDALRSGTIAGAGLDVLEEEPSPSPELLAELTSYPNVLMTPHMSGRSPASVLAQRDVVVQAIEAILAGQAPAYRVTA, from the coding sequence ATGCCCCACGACGTCCTGGCGCTGATCGGTCTGTCCGGTCCGATGCGCACCGCGCTGGAATCCCGCTTCCGGCTGCACTTGTATGAACAGGGGCCGGACACGATGGACTGGGCCGAGCCGGGCTTGTCGGACACCGTGGCCGTGCTCACCAACGGCACCGTGGGCTGTGCGCCGGCGCTGATGGACCGCATGCCCCGCCTCAAGCTGATCATGGCGATCGGCGCGGGGTACGAGAACATCGATGTGGCGGCGGCGGCGCAGCGGGGCGTGACGGTCACGCACGGGCCGGGGACCAATTCGGTGTCGGTGGCGGAACATGCGGTGGGGTTTGCGCTGAGTCTGGCGCGGGGCTATGCGCCGCTGCACCAGGCCTTGCGAGGCGGCACGCCGTGGATGGATCTGCGGGCGTCGCGGCCGGCGTTCAGCGGGTCGCGGGTGGGCATTCTTGGAATGGGGCAGATCGGGCAGCTGGTGGCGGCGCGGGCGGCGGCGTTCGGGGCGTCGATCGCCTATCACTCGCCCCGGCGCAAGCCCGAGGTGGAGTCGGCTTTCCAGGCCAGCTATCACCCCGACGTTATCAGCCTGGCGGCGGCCAGCGATTTTCTGTTTGCCTGCTGTCCGGGCGGCCCGGCCACCCGTCATTTGCTGTCGAAACCGGCGTTTGATGCCCTGGGGCCTAAGGGTTTCGTGATCAATGTGGCGCGGGGGTCGGTCCTCAAGACGGCGGACCTGCTGGACGCGCTGCGCAGCGGCACGATCGCGGGGGCGGGGCTGGATGTGCTGGAAGAAGAGCCGTCGCCGTCGCCGGAACTGCTGGCGGAACTGACCTCGTATCCCAATGTGCTGATGACGCCGCATATGTCGGGCCGGTCGCCGGCGTCCGTCCTGGCGCAGCGTGACGTGGTGGTGCAGGCGATCGAAGCCATCCTGGCGGGCCAAGCGCCGGCGTATCGGGTCACCGCCTAG
- a CDS encoding VOC family protein, with amino-acid sequence MDKLRHIALSVSDPEAAAQFFEKAFGMTRAGPAMRGIYMTDGVMNVALLDFTNETVPGFAGLKDVRGVIHFGMWVDNLEEAEQRVMDAGGTYLTGRRETDPNVFYEVKYRMPDGTVFDITESGWKGAVKEVAAVDPSTVPSTLP; translated from the coding sequence ATGGACAAACTCAGACATATCGCGTTGTCGGTCAGCGACCCGGAAGCGGCCGCGCAGTTTTTCGAGAAGGCTTTCGGCATGACCCGGGCCGGCCCCGCGATGCGAGGCATTTACATGACTGACGGCGTCATGAACGTGGCGCTACTCGACTTTACGAACGAGACGGTGCCGGGATTCGCCGGACTGAAAGACGTGCGGGGAGTGATTCACTTCGGGATGTGGGTGGACAACCTTGAAGAGGCCGAACAGCGTGTGATGGATGCGGGCGGCACCTATCTCACGGGCCGCAGAGAAACCGATCCGAACGTCTTTTATGAGGTCAAATACCGCATGCCTGACGGCACGGTGTTCGACATCACGGAAAGCGGCTGGAAGGGCGCCGTCAAGGAAGTGGCTGCTGTCGACCCTTCAACGGTCCCCTCTACCCTGCCCTGA
- a CDS encoding Bug family tripartite tricarboxylate transporter substrate binding protein encodes MARLIGERLTKSLGGPFIVDNKGGAGGTIAADFVAKAPADGYTLFMATLTQISTAPFTNKIRYDPIKDFVPIANVGGNPFVITVSTQKPYKTVAEMIDYGKRNPGKLNMGNAGVGGLTHLSGLLFARRAGIEVTEVPYKGAALALADVLSGQTDLYSGNLSEVLPYANNAKVRLMAVSSKSRIRQLPDVPTVSELFPDAQPVETWNGLVGPAAMPSAIVDRIAEAVMAAHASPEFQKRLEDAGITPLPEAKAAFARRIQNDIATWKPIAEQAGITPE; translated from the coding sequence ATGGCGCGCCTGATCGGCGAACGCCTGACCAAGTCATTGGGTGGACCCTTCATCGTCGACAACAAGGGAGGCGCTGGCGGGACCATCGCTGCCGACTTCGTTGCCAAGGCACCCGCCGATGGGTACACGCTCTTCATGGCAACGCTCACTCAGATATCCACGGCGCCGTTCACCAACAAGATCCGATACGACCCCATCAAGGACTTTGTGCCAATCGCCAATGTGGGCGGCAACCCGTTCGTGATTACTGTCAGCACCCAGAAGCCGTACAAGACCGTGGCGGAGATGATCGATTACGGCAAACGCAATCCCGGCAAATTGAATATGGGCAACGCCGGGGTGGGTGGCCTGACTCACCTGTCCGGCTTGTTGTTCGCCAGGCGGGCGGGCATCGAAGTGACGGAGGTGCCCTACAAGGGCGCGGCGTTGGCGCTGGCGGACGTGCTGAGCGGCCAGACCGATCTGTATTCGGGAAACCTGTCGGAAGTGCTTCCTTATGCGAACAACGCCAAGGTCCGGTTGATGGCGGTGTCGAGCAAGTCGCGCATCCGGCAGTTGCCGGACGTGCCCACGGTCTCCGAACTCTTTCCCGATGCCCAACCGGTCGAAACGTGGAACGGCCTGGTCGGACCTGCCGCGATGCCCAGCGCCATCGTCGACAGGATCGCCGAAGCCGTGATGGCGGCGCATGCGTCGCCCGAGTTCCAGAAGCGCCTTGAAGACGCTGGCATTACCCCGTTGCCCGAAGCCAAAGCGGCTTTTGCGCGGCGTATCCAGAACGACATCGCGACCTGGAAACCCATCGCTGAACAAGCAGGCATCACACCCGAGTGA
- a CDS encoding FAD-dependent oxidoreductase, giving the protein MKHGQPQRVLIVGAGPVGMVCALALHRQGIPVTVFEQEAGPVHDQRAASLHPTTLDMLDDLGVTRTIVPRGLVSETYQYRDRVSGALIAEFDLSTMRDVFRFPYVLQYEQYKLTHDIAQTYADQSDFDVRYGHRLRSVVQHDGSVDIEVDGPDGPERHSGAYLIGADGGRSTVRKAAGIAFEGFTYQERFIKIATDFDFQSGHPDYAYRNYFSDPDEWCNLFKVRGEDGAGLWRAIFPTRSDESEAEALSPDGIEARLQKFFPKAGRYDVAYVNVYNVSQRVAQTFHRGRLLLVGDAAHVNNPIGGMGMNGGIHDAINLAGKLTDVLLHGVDGAHLDLYSRQRRHAAVSFVQAQTIANKKLLEEKDPASRLAKFDELRRTASNPESARRYMRRASLLESLETANAID; this is encoded by the coding sequence ATGAAGCATGGACAACCCCAGCGCGTCCTGATCGTCGGCGCCGGGCCGGTCGGCATGGTGTGTGCCCTGGCATTGCATCGGCAAGGCATTCCCGTCACTGTGTTCGAGCAGGAAGCCGGCCCGGTCCACGATCAGCGGGCGGCGTCGCTGCACCCCACCACGCTGGACATGCTCGACGACCTGGGCGTGACCCGGACCATCGTGCCGCGGGGCCTGGTGTCGGAGACCTATCAGTACCGTGATCGGGTCAGTGGCGCGTTGATCGCCGAATTCGATCTGTCGACGATGCGCGATGTCTTCCGGTTTCCCTACGTGCTGCAGTATGAGCAATACAAGCTGACGCATGACATCGCGCAAACCTACGCCGATCAATCTGACTTCGACGTGCGTTATGGGCATCGCCTGCGGTCGGTGGTGCAGCACGACGGTAGCGTGGACATCGAAGTCGACGGTCCTGATGGTCCCGAGCGTCATTCGGGTGCGTATCTGATCGGCGCGGACGGCGGCCGCAGCACCGTGCGCAAGGCGGCCGGCATCGCGTTCGAAGGGTTCACCTATCAGGAACGCTTCATCAAGATCGCCACCGACTTCGACTTTCAATCGGGCCATCCGGACTACGCGTACCGCAACTATTTTTCCGATCCCGACGAATGGTGCAATCTGTTCAAGGTACGCGGTGAAGACGGCGCCGGGCTGTGGCGCGCCATCTTCCCCACCCGGTCGGATGAGTCGGAAGCCGAAGCGCTCAGCCCCGACGGTATCGAAGCCCGGCTGCAAAAGTTCTTTCCGAAGGCCGGGCGCTACGACGTGGCCTACGTCAATGTCTACAACGTCAGCCAGCGGGTGGCCCAGACCTTCCATCGCGGCCGCCTTCTGCTGGTGGGGGACGCCGCGCATGTCAATAATCCCATCGGCGGCATGGGCATGAACGGCGGGATCCATGATGCGATCAATCTGGCGGGCAAGCTGACCGATGTGCTGCTGCACGGTGTGGACGGCGCACATCTGGACCTGTACAGCCGTCAACGCCGCCATGCTGCGGTGTCGTTCGTGCAGGCGCAGACCATTGCCAACAAAAAGCTGCTTGAAGAAAAGGATCCTGCCAGCCGGCTGGCCAAGTTTGACGAACTGCGCCGCACGGCTTCCAATCCAGAGTCCGCCCGCCGCTATATGCGCCGGGCTTCCCTTCTTGAAAGCCTGGAAACCGCCAATGCCATCGATTGA
- a CDS encoding alpha/beta hydrolase → MPSIDSTRVINPLEPLGSLPADQAALLESIGPIWGTDINGFRDVVFNAYTPLVSATPKEGMTMHKDLAYGASARQVLDVFQPEGAQDADVVVFVHGGAFIRGAKSSNGHIYDNVCWWFARQGCVAVNVEYRLAAEAPFPGGTEDVASAVDWVVANIASFGGNPRRVFLIGHSAGGTHVASYCFDPNHPRRAAAEVCGAILISGRLQADVLDGNPNAKAVQAYFGDDASTYALRSPATHAAHCDLPVMVVIAEYENPYLDLYGVAFVQSLCEARGKVPRFLQMRKHNHTSIVAHFDSGEELLGREILDFMRTA, encoded by the coding sequence ATGCCATCGATTGATTCCACCCGCGTCATCAATCCGCTTGAACCGCTAGGCAGTTTGCCGGCCGACCAGGCGGCCTTGCTGGAATCGATTGGCCCGATTTGGGGAACCGACATCAACGGGTTTCGCGATGTCGTGTTCAATGCCTACACGCCTCTGGTGTCGGCGACGCCCAAAGAGGGCATGACGATGCATAAAGACCTGGCGTATGGCGCAAGCGCCAGACAGGTGCTGGACGTGTTCCAGCCTGAGGGAGCTCAAGACGCCGACGTGGTCGTCTTTGTGCATGGCGGCGCGTTCATCCGTGGCGCCAAAAGTTCGAACGGCCATATCTACGACAACGTGTGCTGGTGGTTCGCGCGCCAGGGATGCGTGGCCGTCAATGTCGAATACCGGCTGGCGGCCGAGGCACCATTTCCTGGCGGAACAGAAGACGTTGCGTCGGCCGTGGACTGGGTCGTGGCCAACATTGCCTCGTTCGGAGGCAACCCGCGCCGGGTGTTCCTGATCGGCCATTCGGCGGGCGGCACGCACGTCGCCAGTTATTGTTTTGACCCGAACCATCCACGCCGCGCGGCGGCCGAAGTCTGCGGCGCCATTCTGATCAGTGGCCGGTTGCAGGCGGACGTGCTGGACGGCAATCCCAACGCCAAGGCAGTGCAGGCCTATTTCGGCGACGATGCCTCGACGTACGCGCTGCGTTCGCCGGCCACCCACGCTGCCCATTGCGACCTGCCGGTCATGGTCGTCATTGCCGAATACGAAAACCCGTATCTGGATCTGTACGGGGTCGCCTTCGTGCAGAGCCTGTGCGAAGCCCGCGGCAAGGTGCCTCGATTCCTGCAGATGCGCAAACACAATCACACGTCGATCGTGGCGCATTTCGACAGCGGTGAAGAGCTGCTGGGACGCGAGATCCTCGATTTCATGCGCACTGCGTGA
- a CDS encoding GntR family transcriptional regulator — MSTISSKLSKLLAAQIVDGTYPPGAKLEERVLAEKFEVSRTPIREALRELGSKGLVEVVPRRGVVVARIGVGELAKLLEADCELEALCARRAAECMTAMEKKELEFIFEQSTTLSREGDIEAYLANNRQFHNLILVGAHNDVLTGMVADLRERLAPFRQAQSQVDDRLQISHDDHAAIVQAILAGDCEGAYNATRSHHARLGNSVLRLIRSRQDVAA, encoded by the coding sequence ATGTCCACCATCTCGTCCAAACTTTCCAAACTGCTCGCTGCACAGATTGTCGATGGCACCTACCCCCCGGGCGCGAAACTCGAAGAGCGGGTGCTGGCTGAAAAATTCGAGGTGTCGCGTACGCCGATCCGCGAAGCGCTGCGGGAGTTGGGAAGCAAGGGGCTGGTCGAAGTCGTGCCTCGGCGCGGGGTGGTGGTCGCGCGCATCGGCGTCGGTGAACTGGCCAAGCTTCTGGAAGCAGATTGCGAGCTGGAAGCGCTCTGTGCCCGCCGCGCCGCCGAATGCATGACAGCCATGGAGAAGAAGGAACTCGAATTCATTTTCGAGCAAAGCACAACGCTCAGCCGGGAGGGCGATATCGAAGCCTACCTGGCCAACAACCGGCAATTCCACAATCTGATTCTGGTGGGCGCGCACAACGATGTGCTGACCGGAATGGTGGCCGATCTGCGCGAGCGGCTTGCTCCGTTTCGCCAGGCTCAGTCGCAGGTCGACGACCGGCTACAGATCTCTCACGATGATCACGCCGCCATTGTCCAGGCGATTCTGGCCGGCGATTGCGAAGGGGCGTACAACGCGACGCGCAGTCACCATGCGCGGCTGGGCAATAGCGTGCTGCGCCTTATCCGCAGCCGGCAGGATGTCGCGGCATGA